TAGGACCAGTCGGTAGAGCTGTAGGACCAGTCGGTAGAGCTTTCGGACCAGTCGGTAACGCTTTAGGACCAGTCGGTAGAGCTTAAGGACCAGTTTGTTGAGCTTAAGGACCAGTTGCATAGGTTTATTTGTGGAATATAAAAAATCAAAGTCTGTCTAATATACTGTACTACAATAACAAAACTGCAAGTTGTTATATTgaattgattattgattatttgtgTATGTCAGCCTCTGTCTGAGTCGGATGACGAAGTAGGTCTGATGGCGTACCGGACTCGGTCCAAGCGTCCTCTACGTGATATTCCAATGGGCCAGCTGGAGGCGGAGCTCCAAGCTCCCGACATCACACCTGACATGTACGACACCAGTTCCGCCCACGAGGACAGGGATTGGACTGATTGGCTAAGAGGCCTGATGATCTCAGACATGGAaaatgaaggtgtgtgtgtgtgtgtgtgtgtgtctgcgtgtgtgtgtgtgtgtgtgtgtgtctgcgtgtgtgtgtgtgtgtctgcgtgtgtgtgtgtagctatGTCACAATACCTCTCTGTAACATTCTATATTTCTACCAGATgagtgtgatgatgaagatgatccaGAGTACAACTTCCTGGCCGAGATCGATGAACCCGATGTGGAGGATTACCGTGACGACAAGGCTGTCCGCATCACAAGTCAGTGCACCTGTCTCCGCCGCCTTAGGTCTTTTGCTCAAAGATtgtaggtcaaccccttgagaaactctatgaatcagcctactAGAATAACATACTAAGGCTGGTTATTAACGTCGTCTCTGACCCTGACCATGTCCTGAAGAGTGAATACTAATTGTTGCCATCAAATCTGAGACATATATCTTGTCTGTGGTGAttgttatgttaaatgtatgtttcctgtcttcagttttttgtctgtgttgacgttgcaaatggagctgcttaGATGCAAAGACAATTTCAGACTTGAGCTGATAAGAAAGTAatatcatcaccatcattatagattttattagattaatAATTTATACTGATGGTCTGTTGTGGTGTTTGTCCTGCAGAGAAGGAGGTGAATGAGCTGATGGAGGAGCTGTTTGAAACGGTGAGTCTCTTCAGTATTCACGCTTGGTGTTtcagagctggagtcaggacgcgtttagcttagcttaggaTAAAGACTgcgaacagctagcctggctctgtccaaagggaaCAAAATCCACCTGCCAGCACCTTTAAATCTCACTTATGGAGAGATAGATAACAGGTGTACGATTAGGTAATAATAGATAGATAACAGGTGTACGATTAGGTAATAATAGATGGATAATAGGTGTACGATATCACCTGGTGTCTGAATGTTCAGTTGATAATGAATCAACAGAAGAGGATTTCTTCCACCAGTCACAGTGATATAAACTCACCTTcagctgctggtgtgtgtgtttcagttaaAGGAAGACCTTGTGGCGGGACAGGAAGCGGAAGATGAAGGccacgaggaagaggaggagccaCAGGAAGAGCCTGTTCAAACACACAACCCTCAAGAGCAGCACAACACGTATGTAatgcacaacaacacacacgtaacacacaacaacacgtatgtaacacacaacaacacGTACGTAACATACAGCAACACGTACGTAACACAGAACAACACGTACGTAACACACAACAGCACACAcgcaacacacaacaacacgtATGTAACACTCAACAACACGTGCTTTCATCACAGAGGACCGGGCGATGACGACGAGGAGGACGGACCAATCACAGAGCTGCGTACAGTGAAGCAGCAGATGGCGTTGATCAGGAAGAGACGACAGCTCGGTCTGacgacacactcacacacacactgtccagaGCCGTACACACTGAAGCTGAGCGGACCGCAGAGGAGccgcctgcagcagcagctacaacaggTACTTATACTCTATACTCTacgccaggtgccattgtaacgagataatcaatgttattgacttcacctgtctctgtctctgtctctgtctctgtctctgtctctcagcacGTCCAGCTGCTGACTCAGATTCACTTGCTGAGTTCACCTGTGGTCAAACTGCAGAGTGAAGCTGAGACCAGCAGACAGTTCctggtaattattaatattgatcCAGTAATCATTATTATTGATCTAGTAATCATTACTACCAGACTGACCaaacatctgtctctctgtcagtttGAGCTGGAGCTGCTGGCTCAGCGCGGCGAGCTGCTGATGTCTTCAGGTCGTCCCGCTTTCTGCAGCGTCTTCAGAGCGTCCAACCTGCAGGGGGCgctgcagctgctggaggaggtcAAGCGAGCTCCCCTCAactaccagcagcagcagcacaacccACCAGACGCCAGAGGACATAGTGAGTCCACCACCTCGTCACATAGACATGTACACGTAtatagacatatactgtatgctgtatATGTCTAtctatgtatacatgtctatgtgTACATGTCTATGGTTATTTGTATGGTGTCATGTAGTAACGCAGCTCaaaggaaaaactgttaaacGCTCCACCTGGTGGTACGTTTAAGGACCCTCAGACACCAGAGCTTTGACAAAACATACGTACTGTACTTCaaccaaaatgtgaatgttgggATTTGAACACATACAGAACACCACAGGGTGATATAATGACCTCAACCAAACCACCAGAGATGGACCGCCTTAAAGTTTACACTATAAACTTGTGtgttgtgtatctgtgtgtgttgtgtagtgCGTTGTTACCCCGTCCTGCCGGCTGAACTCTCCTGGCTCTTCGCCACCCGTCCGGTCTTCCTCTACCCAGAGCTGCTGCCCTGTGCCAGCCTGGACCCGGCTCTGTACTGCCCCCGCAGGACGGCTGCATTCACTGCAGCGGAGGACTggtacacacactcaaacacaaatacacacacacacacacacacacagtgagtgacaacagtgtgcagtgtgcatgtgttgaacattagtgtgtgtgtttgtgtgttgtcagCCTCCTGGTTCTCGGCCTCAGGAACATGGAGGGCTCATGTGACCCGACGAAACTCGTGTCTCAGTTCCTGCTGAGGAAGACTCTGGTCCAGGTCCGACGGAGGATACTGCAGTGCTGTAGACCCGGTTCGCCCGACAACATCGTCAAGGTAACACTTGTTTTTACTCGCGTGAGACACCGTGGTGTGGGCCTCTGTGGTTACATGGGCCTCCGTAGGTGACGCGGTTACTTAACGCTCACACGCAGCCTGTGATGTGTGATGTTGTCTGCAGGCCTTCAGGTACCAGCGGGTGTTGTGGCCGATGATGGTAGCGTGCCGTCAGGTCGACCCGGCAGGGCAGCGCCCCccggtggagagagaggaggacgccATGCCCCTGTGGCTGATGGTACGTCACACTGTGGACATGAATGTTCCATGCTACACTTCCTGTTgttctttcacattaaaagcctacCTATAAAGGAGTGGAAATGAACATTATACTGAATGAATCAAGACAAACaggtaaacaggaagtgatcagtTAGTAGTGAAGTCAGTCTCTCTCCTGATTATtctaaaactttatttaaatttcAATCATCCACTAGAAGGGTCTCTTTAAACACTCGACttgtgcattttattttgtagtggttcctgttttttctttagtttaaagttactgatgttttttattgtgaagcatcaTTTTGAAAGATAACAGAACATGTTGTTGTGTTCTGTTCCATataaacaaacaggaagagcacactgcaaaataaaataaagaattaaaatgaaataaataaaagaaaacattaataaacataataataataatgatgtgccatcttatttttaataataataataataaaaaggataaattaaaaatataataataacgcACCATCTTAtttctaataatattaattaattaaaaatattatgataataaggTGCCAtcttatttctaataataattcattcattcattaaaaatataataattctccatcttatttttaataatgataattgagtaatgaaaaacataaataataactaCAATGTGTcatcttattattttaataataatattaattaattaaaaacataataacGCACCATCttctttttaataataacaataattaattaattaaaaacataatgataataacgcgccttcttatttttttataattataattaattaattaaaaacaataataataatgcagtctcttaattttaataataattataattaattagttaattaaaaacatactactactactactactactaataaataaataatgaattaaaaacatagttataataataattccaaTTCCTCCCCCCCTCACAGAGGAGCCTTCCTGTCATCTACCCAACTATCAAAGACTATAACAACCCGTCTGGCTCCTCCTCAAAGGCCCCGCCCCCTTGCAGGTCAGGTGGACCCCGTCAGGGGCACCTGACACTTCTTCGCTCCGCCTCAAACACCTACAGCTTCTCCCCTGGGACCAGGTACCCACCCCGCCTCCCCAAGCACCTCGACTTCAGACGCATTGgctttgtgctgctgcagcagcccccccctcctcctcactcttcccccctccctccccctccctctgaCTCCTCCCCCATCCCAGACGGCCAGGtggactcctcctcctccccactcgctccccctctctcttcctcctcccccgtCGCTGACGGCCAGGTGGTCTCCTCCCCCCTCCGAGCTCTCAGTCCACCTCGAGTCATCCTCCGCCGCCTCCTCCTGAGCAGGACCGACACCCCCGTTGACATCATCACCGATGACAACGTCTCGATGACGACCAGAGAGCAAATCAGACGCCACTATCAGACCCTCACCAGcctgaggagaaggagaaggaggaggaggaggacgtctGCTTCACCTCCTGAAGAAGAGAACAGAGGAGAAGCGAGGAGGAGTGATGAAGAGGCTttagctcctcctcctcctgaaggCCCCGCCCCCAATGATCTCATCAGGAGGaatgacgaggaggaggaagaagaagaggaggagagcgagGTCCTCCTGGTTCTCTCTGAATCCTCACCCAGCTCAGCAGGAAGTGACGTCGCCGCCAACGACGACTTGGACGACGTCGAGGAGGCGGAGGCAGAGGCAGAGAATGAACAGGAAGTGGCACTGAAGCCATCcagagcagcagaagaagaagaagatgatgatgatgatgatgatgatagagAGTCTTCAGATGGGTCCGTCCTCCATCTGCAGGTCTGAACTATtctgagaaaatgtttaaaCATGAAACTTAAATATAACTGTACATAAataacatgtatttatatatacaggAGTCAtcagaagatgaagatgatgatgatgatcagagGCAGTATGAGGACGAGGCATTTGCTCAGGATTATCTGATCAGAGTGAGACTCTTGTTTTTAATAACACCAGTAACTTTATTTCTAAGGACGACACACATGAATCAGTTAACAGATGTTTGTCtggacttcctgtttcctgtgcAGGTGTGTGATGCGTTGCAGGTGTCCCCGGGCCTCTCTAAGCAGCTGCTGCAGGTGTTGGATCAGTTCTCGGCAGCGGCGGTTGCGGTGGAGGTTCTGTACGGCAGACTGAGCGATGTTCTGCGGCCGTGGCCTCAGCTGCTGAGAGACTTCGCTGCCTTCCTGAACCGACGACAGGCCCGCCGCTGTGGGCTGGTAGGTGACATCACTCTGACATCACAGTGTACTCGGGGACAGACCCAACCTACCttaactcttcttctgtggtttctTTGTCAGCTGATGGAGAAGCAGCTGTTTGAACGCAGCCGGCGGTTTCTACGGCGACTGGGGCAGAGCCTAGGAGAAGGCTCCTCCCCCTTCCAGCAGGTGGTGTCCGTGCTGCAGGGAAGCTCCGCCCCCCTAGCTGAGGACATGGACAAGGTAAAcaatgacctctgacccccccAGTGCTGATCACTGGAGTGGAATACAACCCGGTATATATActctcaccggccactttattaggtacaccttgctagtaccgggtggtcttctgctgctgtagcccatctgcttcaaggttcgacgtgttgtgcgttcagagatggtattctgcataccttggttgtaacgagtggttatttgagttactgttgcctttctatcatctcgaaccactctgcccattctcctctgacctctgacatcaacaaggcatttccgtccacacaactgccg
This Sebastes fasciatus isolate fSebFas1 chromosome 17, fSebFas1.pri, whole genome shotgun sequence DNA region includes the following protein-coding sequences:
- the gon4la gene encoding uncharacterized protein gon4la, which produces MSAVRKRLKLSPSKPKPTATATTRSLRPQRSSPQLVSHDALLPPPAPAGGRRQEEEEEEEEGYLLVVEDTTDSSLIITMEDSQVEVKAARRRAVKKRKRKLAEEEKEERVGVSESEEEARVEMEIDRQLDQSLETKSVHHNLTTVNVRNIIHEVITNEHVVAMMKAAINETEAVPPFEPKMTRSKFKEVVEKGVVIPAWNLSPIKKKSNVNKAPQFVDIPLAEEDSSDEEYRPDEEEEYETAEDTFQESDMESTASSPRGSRLNREGDESCSPWQTSRSRSRRLRAGSVSMGPPPPPKAPPPKAVADSAFLEKLHAVEEELAVCMEPYQPLSESDDEVGLMAYRTRSKRPLRDIPMGQLEAELQAPDITPDMYDTSSAHEDRDWTDWLRGLMISDMENEDECDDEDDPEYNFLAEIDEPDVEDYRDDKAVRITKKEVNELMEELFETLKEDLVAGQEAEDEGHEEEEEPQEEPVQTHNPQEQHNTGPGDDDEEDGPITELRTVKQQMALIRKRRQLGLTTHSHTHCPEPYTLKLSGPQRSRLQQQLQQHVQLLTQIHLLSSPVVKLQSEAETSRQFLFELELLAQRGELLMSSGRPAFCSVFRASNLQGALQLLEEVKRAPLNYQQQQHNPPDARGHMRCYPVLPAELSWLFATRPVFLYPELLPCASLDPALYCPRRTAAFTAAEDCLLVLGLRNMEGSCDPTKLVSQFLLRKTLVQVRRRILQCCRPGSPDNIVKAFRYQRVLWPMMVACRQVDPAGQRPPVEREEDAMPLWLMRSLPVIYPTIKDYNNPSGSSSKAPPPCRSGGPRQGHLTLLRSASNTYSFSPGTRYPPRLPKHLDFRRIGFVLLQQPPPPPHSSPLPPPPSDSSPIPDGQVDSSSSPLAPPLSSSSPVADGQVVSSPLRALSPPRVILRRLLLSRTDTPVDIITDDNVSMTTREQIRRHYQTLTSLRRRRRRRRRTSASPPEEENRGEARRSDEEALAPPPPEGPAPNDLIRRNDEEEEEEEEESEVLLVLSESSPSSAGSDVAANDDLDDVEEAEAEAENEQEVALKPSRAAEEEEDDDDDDDDRESSDGSVLHLQESSEDEDDDDDQRQYEDEAFAQDYLIRVCDALQVSPGLSKQLLQVLDQFSAAAVAVEVLYGRLSDVLRPWPQLLRDFAAFLNRRQARRCGLLMEKQLFERSRRFLRRLGQSLGEGSSPFQQVVSVLQGSSAPLAEDMDKISSLLRRHSDLHQEFLEFFQQLHGVTSSPVATGSETTETDHVSQNPPPNGNRKRAERRPSDKAEPEQPVGAKNISLSSTGEKVVVWTREADRAILTACQQRGANRKTFRQVSAQLGNKTTQQVSLRFHDLMNLFHSANFQNSTSCSSVGRPISRQEATLD